The Staphylococcus saprophyticus subsp. saprophyticus ATCC 15305 = NCTC 7292 genome contains the following window.
CATGTTTATCAATTGATCACTTTAGACTAAGTAATGTTAGTATAGATGATATAAGTAAACACCCAAAAGATTGTATGATAAATTCAATCTTTTGGGTGTTTTTATTTACACGTTTTTACCCTTAATCGCGCCACTTAGCTTCATATAGAAGCCACTTGCCTGTCTATATAGTATTACAATCAAAAATTTGTTTTACTTAATGTAAGGGGAGGGACTGAACATGAAAGTAAAGGTTGTTTATGATCAAACATTAGACGAAGATGAAATCATACTATACGCGCATAAAGATGCCAACAATTTATCAGATATTATCAACTCAATTCAACAATTATCTCAAAATATATTATTTCCCGGAAAATACAACGAAACCATCTATTATCTTAAACCACAAGATATCATTTGTTTTCGGATAGAAAATAAGATATTAAATGTTATCACCGCTCAACGTCAATATACGATGAATCAACGTTTATACGAAATAAAAGCACAGCTTAAT
Protein-coding sequences here:
- a CDS encoding LytTR family DNA-binding domain-containing protein → MKVKVVYDQTLDEDEIILYAHKDANNLSDIINSIQQLSQNILFPGKYNETIYYLKPQDIICFRIENKILNVITAQRQYTMNQRLYEIKAQLNHSFLQISKSEIINVNFIDYLTLNKKWHD